The nucleotide window tcggcctttcatctgaaggttctgagttcaaatcccggtAAAGCATGGCTTTTTTCATGATACAAATTTCCACTTTCAAATTCCCACATACAAggttctttgtaagcttctgtggtaaaCTAATTcgtcagctaaaaaaaaaaaaatatttattgtttctaaaacaataaaaattgacaaattagttattaaatgataaaacatcatGGACAAGTCCCTAATCAAAttcaattaaacaacaaaaaaaataaatattttgaggttGCTATACATTTGAAGGATATGGTTCATTAACGAGAGTGAATAGTAATTTGAATGAGGCTAAgttaattattatccgcaatttagttatatttttgtttatgttggtaataCCGTCGTGTTACGTAGAtaacgcatgcgtggtttaattgttgttatgtctgtgcaggttgaTGCTGCTtggttagttccattattgctgcccgccgttaaccatggctgctccgctttctgtttgcaccaaagaagaacaacattcagtgatccattttttgcagtcagaacgtgtatcaggggccgaaattcactGAAAACTTTTAGTACAGTATGGGAACAGTCTGTTGCCGCAATGGAGTGTCTACGAGTggattcaaaaattcaaaaatggtcgcacaagtgttatgcaCAATGAAGGAGCTGGACGCGACCATTTACCACCAAAAGTGAGGGAAACATTGAGCATGcacatgacatggttttcttagacagatgagtaactattgatgaagtggcacattgtTTGCAAATTAGTCACGTttctgcctatgaaatcatccacaacagacttgggtttcataaagacTGTGCaaaatgggtcccaaaacaactcatacAGTtccataaacaaacgcgcttcaacatctgccaaaaacatttggatcgctaaggtaacgaacaggacatcgtcttagacagaatcatcagtggtgacaaaacatggatccatcattatgagtcggagagtaaacggcagagtatggaatggaaacatccaaagtcgccctgcaaaaaaaagttcaaaacccaaccatccgcaggaaacctgatgcttatggtttttgagACTCACAagacccagtactggaacattatgaggaaaggcgcacgacaataaacagtgcgcgttacagtgagatggttactgccaagctgaagcctgcaattcgaagcaaacgccgacgactgctgtcgaaaggtgttgtgttgttgcacgacgattccgtccacatactgctgcccacactccagaaactcaactttgaagtactgacTCATCCTCCGTACAGatctgatcttgccccttctgactacctcttgtttggtccactcaaagaggcatgtacatgtacatgtaagtttcctatttgtattgaaataaaatttataactacattgcgaataattattgacttaccctcgtgtatatatatatataaaaataaaacttctgtaGGATAAATTATCACACACCTTCAAAGGAAATTGAGTATAAGATTTATTGTTATGCTGTACTTTcataaaaagtgaaaacatttttaaagaccAAAACAATGGTCTTTAGCAGTTCTCCAGAGTCAAGGATCTCTTTATcttaatagaataacaaaatcagtgagcaattattataaaaagtatgacaaaaatgaactaataaaaattgaCCTCTTTACATCAATACAGCTAAAGTTTTgtgagaaagaaataaaaatgcaaaaagttTAATTCTGAAAGCCaggttataatttcattaactaaattaaacaacttaaaacTGGGTTCAATAATCACTGAAGCCAATTATGTAAAACAGcctagaagaaaataaattacataaatgccTAATCAAAAACAGTTATTCTTGTGGTAGTCaacttataaacatatttcataaacaaataacattatctattctgtaaattaaaacataattctgAGCTTTTTACACAAATATCCTCTAGAAGCaactattaaaaacaatgaagTGAATACTGCCAAAATAACAAATCTCATCCATCAACATATCACATTTTTAAGATACATAATACAGAATGTCATTaacaatttactaaataataacctttaattttttttttagttgagtgGTTCTTTCATTAGCCTTCActtatgaataaagtaaaatcacTGAGATGCGTTTGTGGTACACatttatcttctattaaaattctCTCTCACTGTGTCAGACATGAACCATTTATACTCAAATGACATCTTATGTCAATAAATCTAAAATGCAATACGAAATAAGGTGAGAAAGgactaaacatttaaaagaaaataacacttaTGCAAAAAAACCAAAACgcattcattaaaacataaacaGCTTAAATACATCAGGATTGTCTAAAAAGTAATATCAATGTGTACATAGTACATAAACTGCTACATGCATATTTAAGCACTAAAATCATATAGCAGTGCTGCAGCACTTATTTATGCAAATTAAAGGTTGCCCAAGTCTGATGGACACATAACTTCACTTATCAACTGACTTAGTTCTGGGCGGTAATAGCATCTATATCACCCTAGTTCAGGGTTCACCAACTGTGATCAACCGTgatcaacagaaaaaaattagtgcTATAggcaatttcattaaaaacaatgagGATGTTAGGAGGAGGATAACGCACACGTTCCTCTGGCAGGCAGGTACATAATTCGTGCAGATGAAATAATGATAACACTCTCACTGTATTTATTTGAGTTGGGTAGACAGCATAAAATAATCTGGTAAACGCTTGTAGAAAAGGAAGAGTAATTTTTGTTCCATTCACTACACTGTCACTGTGCTGAGCCTAAAAGGAGGAACATTAAATCTATTTCAGTAGCCAGCAACTAAGCAACACTGGTAAATAAGGTTATGACCCCAAACCTTGACAATACATTAATCTGTGCCAGTGCTGTAATTAAATATACGATATTAATTTCTACACAATCCTGGTGCCTTGTTTTCTCAGTTTAAAatttacactaaaattaaaacaagatccTTAGCAAATTAGTGTTCACTATTTATAGGTTCTCGTGCATGgtgtgtttttaaatgtttattatggtTAGTTTTAGTAGCTGTTGTCTTTGAACATATATGGCATGAATATGGCTTGGCTCCTGTATGTACACGCATGTGATCTTTTAGATAATAACTACGATGGAACTGTTTGCCACAAATTTCACACCTAAACATTTTTGCTACTTCATGTTCACGAACATGtctaatacaattatatttatgagTAAACTGTCGTCCACAATGATTACATGAAAAAGGACGTATATTTTTATGGGAACGTAAATGAACCTGATATTCATTAAGACGAATGAATGCAGCCTTACACTGTTTGCATTTAAATGGTTTCGAAGCACGAGCGGCATGAGTCCACTGATGTAATTTCATATTCCatttagttacaaattttttaccaCATGTATTACATGAATAAGGCTTAATCCCACTATGTATCAGTATATGATTACGAAGAgatccttttaaaaatataccatgaCACATTGGACATTCAACATTCTCTCCTGGATCACTTTTACATTTTGGTAGATAGCTGCGGTCATGTGAACGACGAATGTGACGGGTCAAACTAGCACTGTGAATGAACCTTTCATTACAAAATGAGCAATGTTTTGGCTTTGAATCATGTGTTTCTTGATGCCatgctaattttctttttgaatgaaaGACTTCaccacaaaaacaataaaaatccttaacctttcttttcatttttaaatgcacAAACTGTTTATGTTGTATCAGATTCGAGTGTCGTTTAAATGTTTGCGGACATTGCGGACACTTAATCGGATTGTCGCCTGTATGGCAGTTTCGATGTTCAAGAAGTTTTTGATTAGTTACAAATGTTTTATCACAAAGATCACATTTATATGGCTTAATCTTCAAATGACGTCTTTGATGCAATGTCAAACCAGAATTACGAATAAAGCACTTCCCACAAATAGTACATTCCAAAGGATGAACTTTTCTTATGTGAAGCTTAAAATCTTCATTTGAAGAGAAAGATAAATTACATGTCCTACATGTTCTTGGTGGTCTTCGTCGAGCTTTCAAACTAAGAACACTCTCTTCACTATCTCTAACACTCGGCTCATTCTTCATTGATTTTACTTCTATAACACGAACTTTCTCAGCCTTAACAAAAACACTACTAAAAGTGTCTGGATGAGAAGATGGTAATGTTTCAGCAGGAGGAGCTGATTCTGTAATGACTGGAAGTTGATGATATAAACTAATATGCATTCTCCATTCTTGGAGGCATGTGAATTCCTTATTACAATCAGAGCATTTATGCTGTTCTTGTTCATCAACATCTTTTCTCCATTGATCATCATGAAGGACTCcaaaatttgtcatattttcttgatttacctagaataaagaataagaaaatcagaaaaaatgtaattacaaagatattaatataattaacataacaatttttctattgaTTTAATCTACCAACATAACTTTTCCCCaaatattgaagagttataatgaatggaaaagttaattaaaaaaattccataaacagGAACCCCTATCAGAGGGATTCACACATATCCATGTGATTTGTTTCTACAAGATACCCAAGATATGTGTGGTATCGCAAGGATCTGTGTGGTAATTAAAGTTCATTTTCAGTAATGTGCAGAAAGAaattagcaatttattttaaagtgataaaaactaattcttaacgctaatttacatttgaaaatatttttttaaataagcaataaaatgaatacattaattCAGTAatactaatttgtttaaaaatatttttacagaaaatccTTCTTATAAAACAATGTATCTCGATTTGTATGAAAACCaggaaaactacataaaaaaaggataataatcaaagaaaaatatttgaaagaaaacaagATTATAACATTGAAGAGTTCAGTACAGGAAAAATTCTTTAAGAATACTGACCAATGTTAACTCATTACTGTGATCATTCTAAACTTAGCTGCATTGcataaacaaatgataaaaagaaaaaataattaattttgaaagtatatattatctaaaatctgaagatataaaaattatttaaaaataaataattttattttatcatatttcaatagaaattagtggacaaactgaaaaataaaactgtataaatggcaaaacattaaaaaataaaatacacaaaaattcaCTATTCTCTAAatgtgaaatgttttaaaatttcataattatataggaaaaactaactgtcaaaaataaaaactgacgaTAGTAGAATGTACTACAGAGCCTTAATAAGAATCTTAAGttttagtaagaaataaataagaaccCAAACGTTCAGGCTCTACCATTTCAAAACCAAAAGTGGTTTTGAAATGTAGCTACAACACTGATGCATGATTAGCTGATAAAATGTtacatacattaaacaatataatcaCTTTTAAGCATGAAGAATTAAGCATGTCCAAATAATTGAGATAGTATAGAAGTACAGTATCtgctatgaaaaattaaattctctttctAATAAGCATGAATACGTAACTTTTACACACTTCAACAAATCAATTTTACCAAGTATCTCATATCCTTAAATACAACTGGCAGACCAGAAgtccattaaatttattaacttccagcctataataaaatattacatattacaacTAGTTAAGCTCAAGAGACAAAAGTAGGGAATAATCTTTGTTATGAGTCTCACAAAGGTGTATTTGATACACAACCAAAATACAGTTCCCAACTACCCTTTTTCCTACCCTGTGCACTgcaaaaagatttagaaaaatactGTTAGAGAAACcaatattcaatcatttttttatacaaaccaaaaattatttcaatctcctccaaactagaaaaaattaatttaaaaatacaatagaactcttattataatttactaatccAAATTATAATGATCCACtctattctgttaaaaataacaagcTGATGCATACAAAAAATGGATGATATACTATTATCTACATCTTTCTATAATAGaactacaacctttttttttttattacttcctttgaCCAAATTTGGACCTCCTTTTAACTGATCTCTTCCATTTCAAcactacttaaaaattttacttttacaggaTTTTGAATTCCAAATAGAGCATTTTTTAACATGAATACACTTTTACCATGacaatttagtaattataatatttaaaaataatatcaatctatttttttatgttgtctgatttattaaaaagaacCAGTTTTGTgtcctttttaataatatttaacaatacattttatttgaaaatttctgaTACTATTTTTGCATATTGTATAAAATACAGTAAGTAGTTTAATCTTACTCATAATATCACAATTACTAAATTTTGAGCGATTCTATAGAATAACAATGGTGAAGGATGcagaaccattaaaaaaattcatttatttcagtcTGCTGTATCAGAAAGAAGATATcagaaatgtattaaatttatcacgAATTAGCCTAGAAAAAAATGGCAGTTTCAGAACAATAAAAATTGGTCATGCAGGTACTTATGTTAggtgtttatgtttatgtttatgatgcctgaattttttttaagtatcactTGATTTATCCATGTGAGAAAATGATGAACTAAACAATGATGTATACTACATGTCttggtgtatttttaaaaaacaaagagtcACCTTTAGTAAGGGTTTGAAACAGCagtttttcaaagattatttagaatttaataaataaaaaacagggcTGCAAAGAAATATTCTGTAAGCTGACCCTACTACATTAAGAGGGGTGGCTGAAATGAAATGCACTGACCTTTACAACTCGCAAATGAAAACgaacaattaaatgaaacaatttttttttttcaaaaagggaCATTTTATTTGCTTCAAAAACTTCATCTATTTTACTATGTATTCACCATTACAGCTACAGATTTCTTCCAACTATGAACGAGTTTTCTCATTCCGTCATGAAGAATGCTGGTGGTCTTTCCTTTATCCATGGCCTCACTGTATCATTCAGTTAATTGTCCATGACAAAATGAATACCTTAAGTATTCTTCCtctttaattgcagaaagaaGTGGCACCAAATGTTTGGTTTTAAAGATTGGTTTATATTTTGGCtttactgttatttt belongs to Lycorma delicatula isolate Av1 chromosome 1, ASM4794821v1, whole genome shotgun sequence and includes:
- the LOC142319440 gene encoding uncharacterized protein LOC142319440 isoform X2; amino-acid sequence: MEQIACPVCTLFLREGMTLQSHLHTHPKAQVIEALVKATSGSGGEKELVKAPSPTPTTASAQHQVTSITYQQFLSSTTSFVNPSLVPPPPSLTAHIPPRLSTPTPSSACQYQQYAPVLEQSESNYNEAYSESRPSSAIQYTQLQNYNPENNQTEGITNLVNEINSEDVTHNSVSFTSPGSKKHHEIFEDQDRPFTSSDLGTVITDSHRVISNSPIYNTYSNDPTKQGWEESALQSTHHDEAHSPSASRSSPCSVRVRKDLGDNGTTEENSLIQLTPPRNVFIIPGFDYGDENNIEPEEQIEENSPHSIQLNIHTDESMPPRGELSGQGTNSSVWQVNQENMTNFGVLHDDQWRKDVDEQEQHKCSDCNKEFTCLQEWRMHISLYHQLPVITESAPPAETLPSSHPDTFSSVFVKAEKVRVIEVKSMKNEPSVRDSEESVLSLKARRRPPRTCRTCNLSFSSNEDFKLHIRKVHPLECTICGKCFIRNSGLTLHQRRHLKIKPYKCDLCDKTFVTNQKLLEHRNCHTGDNPIKCPQCPQTFKRHSNLIQHKQFVHLKMKRKVKDFYCFCGEVFHSKRKLAWHQETHDSKPKHCSFCNERFIHSASLTRHIRRSHDRSYLPKCKSDPGENVECPMCHGIFLKGSLRNHILIHSGIKPYSCNTCGKKFVTKWNMKLHQWTHAARASKPFKCKQCKAAFIRLNEYQVHLRSHKNIRPFSCNHCGRQFTHKYNCIRHVREHEVAKMFRCEICGKQFHRSYYLKDHMRVHTGAKPYSCHICSKTTATKTNHNKHLKTHHAREPINSEH
- the LOC142319440 gene encoding uncharacterized protein LOC142319440 isoform X1, producing the protein MTNLTVDKLNPDASYLMEQIACPVCTLFLREGMTLQSHLHTHPKAQVIEALVKATSGSGGEKELVKAPSPTPTTASAQHQVTSITYQQFLSSTTSFVNPSLVPPPPSLTAHIPPRLSTPTPSSACQYQQYAPVLEQSESNYNEAYSESRPSSAIQYTQLQNYNPENNQTEGITNLVNEINSEDVTHNSVSFTSPGSKKHHEIFEDQDRPFTSSDLGTVITDSHRVISNSPIYNTYSNDPTKQGWEESALQSTHHDEAHSPSASRSSPCSVRVRKDLGDNGTTEENSLIQLTPPRNVFIIPGFDYGDENNIEPEEQIEENSPHSIQLNIHTDESMPPRGELSGQGTNSSVWQVNQENMTNFGVLHDDQWRKDVDEQEQHKCSDCNKEFTCLQEWRMHISLYHQLPVITESAPPAETLPSSHPDTFSSVFVKAEKVRVIEVKSMKNEPSVRDSEESVLSLKARRRPPRTCRTCNLSFSSNEDFKLHIRKVHPLECTICGKCFIRNSGLTLHQRRHLKIKPYKCDLCDKTFVTNQKLLEHRNCHTGDNPIKCPQCPQTFKRHSNLIQHKQFVHLKMKRKVKDFYCFCGEVFHSKRKLAWHQETHDSKPKHCSFCNERFIHSASLTRHIRRSHDRSYLPKCKSDPGENVECPMCHGIFLKGSLRNHILIHSGIKPYSCNTCGKKFVTKWNMKLHQWTHAARASKPFKCKQCKAAFIRLNEYQVHLRSHKNIRPFSCNHCGRQFTHKYNCIRHVREHEVAKMFRCEICGKQFHRSYYLKDHMRVHTGAKPYSCHICSKTTATKTNHNKHLKTHHAREPINSEH